From Pseudochaenichthys georgianus chromosome 11, fPseGeo1.2, whole genome shotgun sequence, a single genomic window includes:
- the eomesa gene encoding eomesodermin homolog a isoform X1 yields the protein MQLENILPSASINLPKTFYNLSSSDSANNSPRPSSQLDYQEVDRAESESSSAPKKYLSVVGNGMLGEGEGDTFTKTGPDGRKGSPVLGEDELTSGRRYNIDDLGSDRYFISPSQTSSDMASPCSLFPYAGQTGSVYTGSSSSRYPASLHYGSVLPPTGFSSSSVCTGRSQFSSGGYQFSQGPGCLYPSYPGTGSGIGSMSLPGSAAGARAQVYLCNRPLWLKFHRHQTEMIITKQGRRMFPFLSFNITGLNLTAHYNVFVEVILADPNHWRFQGGKWVTCGKADNNMQGNKMYVHPESPNTGAHWMRQEISFGKLKLTNNKGANNNNTQMIVMQSLHKYQPRLHIVEVTEDGVEDMTNEARTQTFTFPENQFIAVTAYQNTDITQLKIDHNPFAKGFRDNYDSMYTAPENDRLTPSPTDSPRSTQIVPGARYAMQPFFQDQFVNNLPQNRFYTSERAVPQTNSLLSPQSEDISAAASAQRWFVPPVQQPGSNKLDLSYENDYSTSSLLSYGIKPLSLQTSHALSYYPDSAFASMAAGWGTRSSYQRKMTTGLPWSPRPSPPAFTEDQLGAAKDKLLEDNTPPASTWIETSHSLKSVDSSDSGVYSVCKRRRMSPGGSSTENSPTIKCEDLTTEEYNKDNPKGMGYYAFYTSP from the exons ATGCAGCTAGAGAACATCCTTCCCAGCGCCAGCATCAATTTACCCAAGACCTTTTACAATCTTTCCTCATCGGACAGTGCCAACAACAGCCCGAGGCCATCATCGCAGCTCGACTATCAAGAAGTGGACCGGGCGGAATCAGAGTCTAGCAGCGCTCCTAAGAAATATCTGAGCGTGGTGGGGAACGGGATGCTGGGCGAGGGAGAGGGGGACACTTTCACTAAAACGGGGCCCGATGGGAGGAAAGGCTCCCCTGTGCTTGGCGAGGACGAGTTGACGAGCGGTCGGCGTTACAACATAGACGATCTCGGCTCTGACAGATACTTCATCTCGCCTTCCCAGACGAGTTCCGACATGGCCAGCCCCTGTTCCCTCTTCCCCTACGCAGGACAGACCGGCTCAGTGTACACCGGCTCCAGCAGCTCCAGGTACCCGGCCTCGCTTCACTACGGATCCGTCCTGCCGCCCACAGGATTCTCCTCCTCGTCCGTGTGCACCGGCCGGAGCCAGTTTAGCAGCGGAGGGTACCAGTTCAGCCAGGGTCCGGGCTGTTTGTACCCCTCCTATCCCGGGACGGGGTCCGGTATTGGCTCCATGTCTCTGCCGGGGTCTGCCGCTGGAGCCAGAGCGCAGGTGTATCTGTGCAACCGGCCTCTGTGGCTGAAATTCCACCGGCACCAGACCGAGATGATCATCACCAAACAGGGCAG ACGGATGTTCCCATTCCTCAGTTTCAACATCACTGGACTCAACCTAACGGCCCATTACAATGTCTTTGTAGAAGTTATTTTGGCTGATCCGAATCACTGGCGCTTTCAGGGAGGAAAGTGGGTCACTTGTGGAAAAGCAGACAATAATATGCAAG GTAACAAAATGTATGTTCATCCTGAATCTCCAAACACTGGTGCTCACTGGATGAGGCAAGAAATCTCTTTTGGCAAGTTGAAGCTGACCAACAACAAAGgggccaacaacaacaacacacag ATGATAGTTATGCAGTCGCTTCACAAGTACCAGCCGCGACTGCACATTGTGGAGGTGACGGAAGACGGAGTGGAGGACATGACCAACGAGGCCAGAACTCAAACATTCACCTTCCCAGAGAACCAGTTTATAGCCGTCACTGCCTACCAGAACACAGAC ATCACACAGCTGAAGATAGATCACAACCCATTTGCAAAAGGCTTCCGGGACAACTATGACTC GATGTACACGGCCCCAGAGAATGACAGGTTGACTCCGTCGCCTACAGACTCCCCTCGCTCCACCCAAATCGTGCCTGGGGCCCGCTACGCCATGCAGCCTTTCTTTCAGGACCAGTTTGTCAACAACCTGCCTCAGAACCGCTTTTACACGAGTGAACGGGCCGTACCCCAAACCAACAGCCTCCTCTCCCCGCAGAGTGAGGACATCAGTGCCGCGGCCTCTGCCCAGCGCTGGTTCGTCCCCCCGGTCCAGCAGCCGGGCTCCAACAAGCTGGACCTGTCCTATGAGAATGACTATTCCACCAGTAGCCTGCTGTCCTACGGCATCAAGCCCCTGTCCCTGCAGACATCTCACGCCCTCAGCTACTACCCAGACTCGGCCTTCGCCTCCATGGCGGCGGGCTGGGGCACCAGAAGCTCTTACCAGCGCAAGATGACCACGGGCCTGCCCTGGTCCCCTCGGCCGAGCCCCCCAGCCTTCACGGAGGACCAGCTGGGGGCCGCTAAAGACAAGCTGCTTGAGGATAACACGCCGCCAGCCTCCACCTGGATTGAGACGTCCCACTCACTGAAATCTGTGGACTCTAGCGATTCCGGCGTGTACTCAGTGTGTAAGAGGCGCAGGATGTCCCCTGGGGGCTCAAGCACAGAAAACTCCCCAACCATCAAGTGTGAGGACTTGACTACAGAAGAGTACAACAAGGACAACCCAAAAGGCATGGGTTATTATGCATTCTACACAAGCCCCTAA
- the eomesa gene encoding eomesodermin homolog a isoform X2 translates to MQLENILPSASINLPKTFYNLSSSDSANNSPRPSSQLDYQEVDRAESESSSAPKKYLSVVGNGMLGEGEGDTFTKTGPDGRKGSPVLGEDELTSGRRYNIDDLGSDRYFISPSQTSSDMASPCSLFPYAGQTGSVYTGSSSSRYPASLHYGSVLPPTGFSSSSVCTGRSQFSSGGYQFSQGPGCLYPSYPGTGSGIGSMSLPGSAAGARAQVYLCNRPLWLKFHRHQTEMIITKQGRRMFPFLSFNITGLNLTAHYNVFVEVILADPNHWRFQGGKWVTCGKADNNMQGNKMYVHPESPNTGAHWMRQEISFGKLKLTNNKGANNNNTQMIVMQSLHKYQPRLHIVEVTEDGVEDMTNEARTQTFTFPENQFIAVTAYQNTDITQLKIDHNPFAKGFRDNYDSMYTAPENDRLTPSPTDSPRSTQIVPGARYAMQPFFQDQFVNNLPQNRFYTSERAVPQTNSLLSPQSEDISAAASAQRWFVPPVQQPGSNKLDLSYENDYSTSSLLSYGIKPLSLQTSHALSYYPDSAFASMAAGWGTRSSYQRKMTTGLPWSPRPSPPAFTEDQLGAAKDKLLEDNTPPASTWIETSHSLKSVDSSDSGVYSVCKRRRMSPGGSSTENSPTIKCEDLTTEEYNKDNPKGAKA, encoded by the exons ATGCAGCTAGAGAACATCCTTCCCAGCGCCAGCATCAATTTACCCAAGACCTTTTACAATCTTTCCTCATCGGACAGTGCCAACAACAGCCCGAGGCCATCATCGCAGCTCGACTATCAAGAAGTGGACCGGGCGGAATCAGAGTCTAGCAGCGCTCCTAAGAAATATCTGAGCGTGGTGGGGAACGGGATGCTGGGCGAGGGAGAGGGGGACACTTTCACTAAAACGGGGCCCGATGGGAGGAAAGGCTCCCCTGTGCTTGGCGAGGACGAGTTGACGAGCGGTCGGCGTTACAACATAGACGATCTCGGCTCTGACAGATACTTCATCTCGCCTTCCCAGACGAGTTCCGACATGGCCAGCCCCTGTTCCCTCTTCCCCTACGCAGGACAGACCGGCTCAGTGTACACCGGCTCCAGCAGCTCCAGGTACCCGGCCTCGCTTCACTACGGATCCGTCCTGCCGCCCACAGGATTCTCCTCCTCGTCCGTGTGCACCGGCCGGAGCCAGTTTAGCAGCGGAGGGTACCAGTTCAGCCAGGGTCCGGGCTGTTTGTACCCCTCCTATCCCGGGACGGGGTCCGGTATTGGCTCCATGTCTCTGCCGGGGTCTGCCGCTGGAGCCAGAGCGCAGGTGTATCTGTGCAACCGGCCTCTGTGGCTGAAATTCCACCGGCACCAGACCGAGATGATCATCACCAAACAGGGCAG ACGGATGTTCCCATTCCTCAGTTTCAACATCACTGGACTCAACCTAACGGCCCATTACAATGTCTTTGTAGAAGTTATTTTGGCTGATCCGAATCACTGGCGCTTTCAGGGAGGAAAGTGGGTCACTTGTGGAAAAGCAGACAATAATATGCAAG GTAACAAAATGTATGTTCATCCTGAATCTCCAAACACTGGTGCTCACTGGATGAGGCAAGAAATCTCTTTTGGCAAGTTGAAGCTGACCAACAACAAAGgggccaacaacaacaacacacag ATGATAGTTATGCAGTCGCTTCACAAGTACCAGCCGCGACTGCACATTGTGGAGGTGACGGAAGACGGAGTGGAGGACATGACCAACGAGGCCAGAACTCAAACATTCACCTTCCCAGAGAACCAGTTTATAGCCGTCACTGCCTACCAGAACACAGAC ATCACACAGCTGAAGATAGATCACAACCCATTTGCAAAAGGCTTCCGGGACAACTATGACTC GATGTACACGGCCCCAGAGAATGACAGGTTGACTCCGTCGCCTACAGACTCCCCTCGCTCCACCCAAATCGTGCCTGGGGCCCGCTACGCCATGCAGCCTTTCTTTCAGGACCAGTTTGTCAACAACCTGCCTCAGAACCGCTTTTACACGAGTGAACGGGCCGTACCCCAAACCAACAGCCTCCTCTCCCCGCAGAGTGAGGACATCAGTGCCGCGGCCTCTGCCCAGCGCTGGTTCGTCCCCCCGGTCCAGCAGCCGGGCTCCAACAAGCTGGACCTGTCCTATGAGAATGACTATTCCACCAGTAGCCTGCTGTCCTACGGCATCAAGCCCCTGTCCCTGCAGACATCTCACGCCCTCAGCTACTACCCAGACTCGGCCTTCGCCTCCATGGCGGCGGGCTGGGGCACCAGAAGCTCTTACCAGCGCAAGATGACCACGGGCCTGCCCTGGTCCCCTCGGCCGAGCCCCCCAGCCTTCACGGAGGACCAGCTGGGGGCCGCTAAAGACAAGCTGCTTGAGGATAACACGCCGCCAGCCTCCACCTGGATTGAGACGTCCCACTCACTGAAATCTGTGGACTCTAGCGATTCCGGCGTGTACTCAGTGTGTAAGAGGCGCAGGATGTCCCCTGGGGGCTCAAGCACAGAAAACTCCCCAACCATCAAGTGTGAGGACTTGACTACAGAAGAGTACAACAAGGACAACCCAAAAG GTGCCAAAGCTTAG